From the genome of Pukyongia salina, one region includes:
- the hemC gene encoding hydroxymethylbilane synthase yields the protein MSKPIRIGTRDSELALWQANTVKDKLELLGYKTELVAVKSTGDLNLDQPLYELGITGIFTKTLDIAMLNRTVDIAVHSMKDVPTLLPKGIVQSAVLERAASEDVLVTNGDFNPEDICTVATGSLRRKAQWLSRYPHHKVVGLRGNVNTRLQKLVDSDWQGAVFAKAGLERIDKLPENHRLLDWMIPAPAQGAMVVVARQDDLRHIDATQQLDHKPSAICTEIEREFLQVLEGGCTAPIGALAIIEGELIRFKAVLLSLDGRTALSMEKEIETNNYKGCGAVFAREMLANGGAELMNTIKKSQ from the coding sequence GTGAGTAAGCCGATACGAATAGGAACACGCGACAGCGAATTAGCGCTATGGCAGGCCAATACGGTAAAGGATAAACTTGAACTTTTAGGCTATAAGACAGAACTTGTTGCCGTAAAATCTACTGGCGACCTCAACCTGGACCAACCACTTTACGAATTAGGGATCACCGGGATCTTTACCAAAACACTGGATATTGCAATGCTAAATAGAACTGTAGACATTGCGGTGCACAGCATGAAGGACGTCCCTACTTTATTACCAAAGGGGATCGTTCAATCCGCGGTGCTGGAAAGAGCGGCTTCGGAAGATGTACTGGTAACCAACGGCGATTTTAACCCGGAAGATATTTGTACCGTGGCAACTGGTAGCTTGCGTAGGAAAGCGCAATGGCTAAGTCGCTATCCCCACCACAAAGTGGTGGGTTTACGTGGAAACGTAAACACGAGGTTGCAAAAACTCGTGGATAGCGACTGGCAGGGAGCTGTTTTCGCCAAAGCCGGACTTGAACGTATCGATAAATTACCTGAGAATCACAGGCTTTTAGACTGGATGATCCCGGCTCCGGCGCAGGGAGCAATGGTAGTAGTGGCCAGGCAAGATGACCTTCGGCATATTGATGCAACCCAACAGCTCGATCATAAACCATCGGCTATTTGCACCGAAATAGAGCGTGAATTCCTGCAGGTATTGGAAGGTGGTTGCACCGCACCAATAGGAGCACTAGCCATTATTGAAGGTGAACTTATTCGCTTTAAAGCCGTACTTCTGTCACTGGACGGCCGTACTGCCCTAAGTATGGAAAAAGAGATCGAAACAAACAACTATAAAGGCTGTGGCGCTGTCTTCGCAAGAGAAATGCTGGCTAACGGAGGTGCCGAACTCATGAACACAATAAAAAAATCGCAGTGA
- the hemA gene encoding glutamyl-tRNA reductase: MKVNGNLNGSASREESFYAIGLNYQKADAETRGHFSVTQEAQTAILEEARDSGIQSLTVVSTCNRTELYGIASHPFQLIKLLCNYTNGTVEEFEKVAYIHKNKAAVSHLFRVATGLDSQILGDFEIISQLRSGLKQSKKLGMLNAYMERLGNAVIQASKRIKNETELSTGATSVSFAAVQYIMARVPYISEKNILLFGIGKIGRNTCENLIKHTRNEHITLINRTKVKAEAVAGKFNLVVKDYSNIESEICQADVLIVATGAQKPTINKELLFLKKPLLILDLSIPKNVAADVLENEFVSLVHLDELAKVTDSTLAHRQSQIPQAEKIIAEIENEFNAWAENRSFAPTLKALKLKLAEIKEGEIDYQRRKNNDFNEEQAAIISDRIIHKITTHFANHLKNDEVDTQEGIALIKQVFQLPNNEL; this comes from the coding sequence ATGAAAGTGAACGGAAATCTTAACGGCTCCGCAAGTAGAGAAGAAAGTTTTTATGCCATCGGTCTCAATTATCAGAAGGCCGATGCTGAAACTCGCGGGCATTTTAGTGTAACACAGGAGGCACAAACCGCCATTTTAGAAGAGGCCAGAGACTCTGGCATACAGTCACTTACAGTAGTCTCTACCTGCAATCGCACCGAATTATACGGGATTGCCTCACATCCATTTCAGCTAATAAAACTTCTATGCAATTACACTAATGGAACCGTAGAAGAATTTGAAAAAGTAGCCTACATCCATAAAAATAAGGCTGCTGTATCTCATCTGTTTAGGGTGGCAACAGGCCTAGACAGTCAGATTCTGGGTGATTTCGAGATCATTAGTCAGTTGCGCAGCGGATTAAAACAATCCAAGAAACTAGGAATGCTCAATGCGTATATGGAACGGCTGGGGAATGCCGTTATACAAGCTAGTAAGCGCATAAAGAACGAAACCGAACTTTCTACAGGTGCGACTTCGGTTAGCTTCGCTGCCGTTCAATACATCATGGCGCGAGTGCCATATATTTCAGAAAAAAATATTTTACTATTCGGAATTGGAAAGATTGGGAGGAATACTTGTGAAAACCTTATAAAACATACCCGTAACGAACATATAACCCTTATTAACCGAACAAAGGTTAAGGCCGAAGCGGTTGCCGGTAAATTTAATCTGGTGGTTAAGGATTACTCCAACATTGAAAGTGAAATTTGCCAGGCAGATGTCCTTATTGTGGCCACAGGAGCCCAGAAACCTACCATCAATAAAGAGTTGCTTTTCCTTAAGAAACCACTATTGATCCTGGATCTATCCATCCCGAAGAACGTTGCCGCAGATGTTTTGGAAAATGAATTTGTAAGCCTGGTTCATCTTGATGAACTTGCGAAAGTTACAGACAGTACGCTGGCACACCGACAATCACAGATCCCTCAGGCCGAAAAGATCATTGCCGAAATTGAAAACGAATTTAACGCCTGGGCCGAAAACCGAAGCTTTGCTCCTACATTGAAAGCATTAAAGCTGAAACTTGCCGAGATCAAGGAAGGCGAGATAGATTATCAGCGCAGGAAAAATAACGATTTCAATGAGGAACAGGCTGCGATCATTAGCGATAGGATCATCCATAAGATCACCACTCACTTCGCAAACCACCTGAAGAACGACGAAGTAGACACCCAGGAAGGTATCGCTCTAATAAAGCAAGTCTTCCAACTTCCAAACAACGAGCTGTGA
- a CDS encoding helix-turn-helix domain-containing protein, translating to MLENVAQSIYDETVVDSNVFILKFINETTENSFFKREVSSSFIQFHFCVKGAASFSFNNGNYRLPIMDETSLLLYNPQRDLPIEVSVSPRSWVVSLLLPINSFHALFSRDAEYISFLSKENKDRKYYKDLPITPSMAIVLNQLLNFNLHPSVKPLYFKAKTYELLSLYFNRPANVDIEQCPFLVDEDNVIKIKRAKEIILDRMAEPPSLQQLADEVQLPINRLKEGFKQVYGDTVFGFLFDYKMEYARQLLASGSYNVNEVGLKVGYSTASHFIAAFKKKYGTTPKRFVMALTR from the coding sequence ATGCTAGAAAATGTCGCTCAAAGCATTTATGATGAAACGGTAGTGGATTCGAATGTTTTTATACTAAAATTTATAAACGAAACTACCGAGAATAGTTTCTTCAAGCGGGAGGTTAGTTCGAGTTTCATTCAGTTTCATTTTTGTGTAAAAGGGGCAGCCTCATTTAGTTTCAACAACGGGAATTACCGTTTACCTATAATGGATGAGACCTCTTTGCTATTATACAATCCTCAAAGAGATCTGCCTATCGAGGTGTCTGTTAGTCCGCGTTCGTGGGTTGTTTCTTTATTGCTTCCCATAAATAGCTTCCATGCACTATTCTCCCGTGATGCCGAATACATTTCCTTCCTCAGTAAGGAGAATAAAGATAGAAAGTACTATAAAGACCTCCCAATCACTCCGTCGATGGCAATTGTCCTTAACCAACTGCTTAATTTTAACCTTCATCCTTCGGTAAAGCCGCTGTATTTTAAAGCTAAAACCTACGAACTGCTCAGCTTGTATTTTAACAGGCCGGCCAACGTGGATATAGAACAATGCCCATTTCTGGTAGATGAGGACAATGTGATAAAGATAAAACGGGCCAAGGAGATAATTCTTGACAGAATGGCCGAACCACCCAGCCTGCAACAGTTAGCAGATGAAGTGCAACTGCCCATTAATCGTTTAAAGGAAGGATTTAAGCAGGTGTATGGAGATACGGTTTTTGGTTTTCTGTTCGATTATAAAATGGAATATGCCAGACAATTGCTTGCATCGGGCTCATACAATGTTAACGAAGTAGGCCTAAAGGTAGGCTATAGCACCGCGAGTCATTTTATTGCGGCTTTCAAAAAGAAGTATGGCACTACACCAAAGCGTTTCGTGATGGCCCTAACCCGTTAA
- the hemH gene encoding ferrochelatase: protein MMKGVLLVNLGSPDSTDPKDVKKYLDEFLMDPRVIDVPKWARILLVRGIILNTRPKKSAEAYSKIWWEEGSPLIVISERLQKKIQKKINIPVALAMRYGSMTLKKGLQELADQGVTEVLVIPLYPQFAMATTETINVKVDELQKEFFPQLEITSLPAFYNKPEYIEVLSRSIAESLEGQDFDHLLFSYHGVPERHIRKSDITRGHCKIDDICCFTPSEAHRFCYRHQCYETTRMVADSLQLKEGTYSTSFQSRLGFDPWLQPYTDRTIERMGKSGIRKMAIVTPAFVSDCLETLEEIAMEGEEIFHEVGGEDFTTVPCLNDRDDFAEILVNWIEKWRITDIKTAIA from the coding sequence TTGATGAAAGGAGTTCTACTTGTAAATCTAGGCTCACCGGATAGCACAGACCCTAAAGATGTAAAGAAATACCTAGACGAATTCTTAATGGATCCCCGGGTGATCGATGTACCTAAATGGGCACGAATCCTGCTCGTTCGGGGAATAATTCTCAATACCAGGCCGAAGAAATCGGCCGAAGCCTATAGCAAGATCTGGTGGGAAGAAGGTTCTCCGCTCATTGTTATTTCGGAGCGACTTCAGAAAAAAATTCAGAAAAAGATCAATATACCAGTAGCTCTGGCAATGCGGTATGGGAGCATGACCCTTAAAAAGGGATTGCAGGAACTGGCAGATCAGGGAGTTACCGAAGTACTAGTCATCCCGCTATACCCGCAATTTGCAATGGCTACCACCGAAACGATCAATGTAAAAGTAGATGAGCTTCAGAAAGAATTTTTTCCTCAACTTGAGATCACGTCGCTGCCTGCCTTTTATAATAAACCCGAATATATCGAAGTACTTTCTCGCAGCATAGCCGAATCTTTGGAAGGACAGGATTTTGATCATTTACTGTTTAGTTATCACGGGGTGCCGGAAAGGCATATCAGGAAAAGTGATATCACACGAGGACACTGCAAAATTGATGATATATGTTGTTTTACGCCATCGGAGGCACACAGGTTTTGTTACCGTCACCAGTGCTATGAAACTACACGAATGGTAGCCGATAGTCTTCAATTAAAAGAAGGAACCTATTCTACCAGTTTTCAATCTCGGTTAGGATTCGATCCTTGGCTTCAACCATATACAGACCGAACCATAGAACGCATGGGCAAATCCGGAATCAGGAAAATGGCGATAGTCACTCCCGCCTTTGTGAGCGATTGCCTGGAGACTCTCGAAGAGATCGCTATGGAAGGAGAGGAGATCTTCCACGAAGTGGGAGGAGAAGATTTTACCACCGTACCATGCCTGAACGACCGGGACGATTTTGCCGAGATCCTGGTTAACTGGATCGAGAAATGGCGTATCACAGATATAAAAACTGCTATTGCCTAA
- a CDS encoding MATE family efflux transporter codes for MSRNRSAELGTKPISKLLIQQAVPASIGILVMSLNMIVDTIFVGRWIGPLAISAITVVIPVTFFIGAIGLAVGIGGSSVLSRALGAGNHEKALRVFGNQTTITFITSAVLAILGLVFQYQLINFFGADDSFRELALTYYRIVLYGIVMLAMCMMGNNVIRAEGKPKFAMYAMMLPAIGNIFMDWIFIKVFNMGMAGAAWATFVSYAVCFAFILWFFIAKSELRLKWQSFILKRKIVNEINALSFVTLARQGTIAVLTILLNNVLIRYGDSLDIAVYGIISRMLMFALFPVIGVNQGFLPIAGYNYGAKKFGRVRESINTSIKYSGFFALLIFAIIMLFPTQIVSIFISNSSSLDASTLANNEEILKRTPSALRWVFAVTPVIVIQLIGASYFQAIGKAIPALLLSLTKQGFFLIPLLLILPPFMGVLGVWVSFPIADTLATILTGYYLNRAVKKDLNPNISAEAVAVANPGDHD; via the coding sequence ATGAGTAGGAACCGATCTGCCGAACTCGGCACCAAGCCCATTAGTAAGCTGCTCATACAGCAGGCTGTGCCTGCATCTATCGGGATACTTGTAATGTCACTCAACATGATCGTCGATACGATCTTTGTAGGTCGATGGATTGGTCCTTTGGCAATTTCGGCTATTACTGTGGTGATACCGGTAACATTTTTTATCGGGGCCATTGGTCTGGCAGTTGGTATTGGTGGAAGCTCTGTACTATCTAGGGCTTTGGGGGCAGGGAATCATGAGAAAGCACTAAGGGTCTTTGGCAATCAAACTACAATTACTTTTATTACATCGGCCGTACTGGCTATACTGGGCCTGGTCTTTCAATATCAACTTATCAATTTTTTCGGGGCCGACGATTCGTTTAGGGAGCTCGCACTTACTTATTATCGCATTGTACTTTATGGGATCGTCATGCTTGCCATGTGCATGATGGGGAACAACGTGATCCGGGCGGAAGGGAAACCCAAATTCGCGATGTATGCCATGATGCTTCCGGCCATTGGCAATATTTTCATGGACTGGATCTTCATAAAAGTATTTAATATGGGGATGGCAGGTGCTGCCTGGGCAACTTTTGTGAGTTATGCGGTTTGCTTTGCGTTTATTTTATGGTTTTTTATCGCAAAGAGCGAATTACGGTTAAAATGGCAAAGTTTTATTCTGAAACGCAAGATCGTAAACGAGATCAACGCCCTTAGTTTTGTAACGCTGGCGCGGCAGGGCACGATCGCTGTGCTTACCATTTTACTGAACAATGTTTTGATACGTTATGGGGATTCTCTGGACATTGCTGTCTATGGAATTATTAGCAGAATGCTCATGTTTGCCTTATTCCCTGTAATTGGTGTAAACCAGGGCTTTTTGCCAATAGCCGGTTACAATTACGGCGCGAAAAAGTTTGGCAGGGTAAGAGAATCTATCAATACCTCTATAAAATATTCGGGCTTTTTTGCCTTACTTATCTTCGCGATCATCATGTTGTTCCCCACCCAGATCGTTTCTATCTTTATAAGTAATTCTTCTTCCCTGGATGCTTCCACTTTAGCCAATAATGAAGAAATTCTGAAAAGAACACCTTCGGCATTACGTTGGGTATTCGCCGTCACGCCGGTGATCGTGATCCAGCTGATAGGAGCTTCCTATTTTCAAGCCATTGGGAAGGCCATCCCGGCCCTACTGCTTAGCCTTACCAAACAAGGGTTCTTCCTTATTCCCTTGTTATTGATCCTTCCTCCATTTATGGGTGTACTGGGGGTATGGGTATCTTTTCCCATTGCAGATACTTTAGCTACTATCCTCACGGGATACTATTTAAACCGGGCCGTTAAAAAAGATCTCAATCCCAATATTTCTGCAGAAGCTGTTGCTGTAGCCAATCCCGGCGACCATGACTAA
- the ppk2 gene encoding polyphosphate kinase 2: MLELQDFKDVSDRNTLLQVLRSKLPEALFTEIMQSVHYEDALLKLQAELVDFQQWVAKEGRRVCIIFEGRDAAGKGGAIRRFTEHLNPRSMRVVALTKPTNVEKGQWYFRRYIKVLPDPGEIVFFDRSWYNRAVVEPVMGFCNKDEYEKFMVQVPEFEHMLYEDGVDIIKFWFSISKEEQQRRFNARLENPLKQWKFSPVDRVGQRKWDDYTYYKEQMFSKTHTSFCPWMIIKTNNKKEARLESIRYVLSRFSYDNKGESGADIFPDPNVAQRYHRMIKQIDI, from the coding sequence ATGCTCGAACTTCAGGATTTCAAGGATGTTTCAGACCGCAACACCCTGCTACAGGTTTTACGCTCAAAATTACCGGAAGCGCTCTTTACCGAGATTATGCAATCGGTGCACTATGAAGACGCTCTACTCAAATTACAGGCCGAACTGGTGGATTTTCAGCAATGGGTTGCGAAGGAAGGCAGGCGGGTTTGTATCATTTTTGAAGGCCGCGACGCTGCGGGCAAAGGTGGTGCGATCAGAAGGTTCACAGAGCACCTTAATCCGCGGTCGATGCGAGTGGTAGCGTTAACCAAACCCACCAACGTGGAGAAAGGGCAGTGGTATTTCAGAAGATATATAAAAGTACTTCCAGACCCTGGGGAGATCGTTTTTTTCGACAGAAGCTGGTATAATCGGGCAGTGGTCGAGCCTGTTATGGGTTTTTGTAATAAGGACGAATACGAGAAATTTATGGTGCAGGTCCCCGAATTCGAGCATATGTTATACGAAGATGGGGTGGACATCATAAAATTCTGGTTCTCCATTTCGAAAGAAGAGCAGCAAAGACGGTTCAACGCCCGGCTGGAAAATCCCTTAAAACAATGGAAATTTAGCCCTGTTGATAGAGTTGGGCAACGAAAATGGGATGATTATACTTACTATAAAGAACAGATGTTTAGTAAGACCCATACTTCATTTTGCCCCTGGATGATCATAAAGACAAACAACAAGAAAGAAGCCCGCCTGGAGAGTATTCGATATGTGTTGTCCAGGTTTAGCTACGATAATAAAGGAGAATCCGGGGCCGATATATTTCCCGATCCGAATGTGGCGCAGCGATACCATCGAATGATCAAACAAATAGATATCTAA
- the ppk2 gene encoding polyphosphate kinase 2, translating to MGIKLSDKEIKILNSKKGIKQMIITDGHSVSKALRYVKYEARLKSLQEELIKLQQWVAENDKKLVILFEGRDAAGKGGAIRRITQHLNPREFSIVALPKPTEEEQSQWYFQRYINRLPQKGKIVFFDRSWYNRAVVEPVNGFCHEHQYQTFMNQVNEFERMIIESGILLIKLYFSISKGEQARRFEDIKKSPVKKWKFSPVDQNALKLWDVYTEYKTKMFARTNTEIAPWHIIRANKKTKARIEVIEKILDLVPYDPKDTKLITHVKME from the coding sequence ATGGGAATTAAACTTTCAGACAAGGAGATAAAGATCCTCAATTCAAAAAAAGGGATCAAGCAAATGATCATTACAGATGGGCATTCAGTATCCAAAGCCCTTCGTTACGTTAAATATGAAGCACGTTTAAAGTCGCTTCAGGAGGAACTTATAAAACTGCAACAATGGGTTGCGGAAAACGATAAAAAATTAGTGATACTGTTTGAAGGTAGAGATGCCGCAGGTAAGGGAGGCGCGATAAGACGGATCACTCAGCATCTCAATCCCAGGGAATTTAGTATCGTTGCCCTCCCAAAACCCACCGAGGAAGAACAGAGTCAGTGGTATTTCCAACGCTATATTAACAGATTACCACAAAAGGGCAAGATCGTATTTTTCGACAGGAGCTGGTACAATCGGGCTGTGGTAGAGCCGGTGAATGGCTTCTGCCACGAGCACCAGTATCAAACTTTTATGAACCAGGTGAACGAATTTGAGCGTATGATCATAGAATCGGGGATCCTTCTCATAAAACTGTATTTTTCAATAAGTAAAGGAGAGCAGGCAAGGCGTTTTGAAGACATAAAGAAGAGTCCCGTTAAGAAATGGAAATTTAGTCCGGTAGACCAAAATGCTTTGAAATTATGGGACGTTTATACAGAATACAAAACAAAGATGTTTGCCAGAACCAATACCGAGATCGCACCTTGGCATATTATCAGGGCTAATAAAAAAACCAAGGCCAGGATCGAGGTAATAGAAAAGATACTGGACCTTGTGCCCTACGATCCTAAAGATACCAAATTGATCACCCACGTTAAAATGGAATAG
- a CDS encoding VPS10 domain-containing protein, whose translation MSLYHPKLKLLFLFFFFGILTENLPAQTYETSLYDALEYRLIGPFRGGRSAAVTGVPGKPNLFYFGATGGGVWRTTDGGRHWQNISDGYFGGSIGAIEVAQGDPNVIYVGGGEKTVRGNVSSGYGIWKTEDAGKTWVQSGLEKARHIPRIAVHPKDHQIVYAAVLGNIYKPTPDRGVYKSTDGGKSWRKTLFANEDAGAVDLIMDPNNPRILYASTWNVRRTPYSLSSGGDGSALWKSTDSGESWKEISKNEGFPTDTLGIIGVTVSPVNSDRVWAIVENKEKGGVYRSEDGGETWKLVNSERKLRQRAWYYTRIYADPKDEDVMYVLNVRYHKSTDGGKTYETYNAPHGDHHDLWIAPENPMRMIIGDDGGAQVTYDGGETWSTYYNQPTSQFYRVTTDNSFPYRIYAAQQDNSTVRIAHRNESRSIDEDDWESTAGGESAHIAVDPENNEIVYGGSYDGFLTRYNHDNGTVRSVSVWPDNPMGHGAEAMKYRFQWNFPIFFSPHDPNKLYTASNHLHVTTNEGESWKVISPDLTRNDPTKLGSSGGPITQDNTSVEYYCTIFAAAESPVTPGLLWTGSDDGLVHVSRNGGSTWENVTPKGMPEWMMINSVEPSVYDPATCYIAGTKYKSGDFAPYLYKTNDYGKTWKKITNGIPSEHFTRVLREDPKRKGILYAGTETGMYISFDDGASWSSFQLNLPIVPITDLALKDNNLIVATQGRSLWIIDDLTVLHQLAAAKNKENFLYKPKDTYRMGGNSRSGSLTSGTNHPAGVMTYFYVKDPEEKEIRLSYLNSKGDTLKTFSTKDKKDKLKVKKGANFHTWNLEGKGAEKLDGMILWWASTDAPKAVPGQYKVVLEIEDESFSQPFTVLADKNAETDAAGMQRQFDFITDINETVDKAHKSIKKIRNINKQLSAFQKQYKDNEEVKELVEKAKTLSENFSEIEKALYQTKNKSGQDPLNFPIKLTNKLAHLNSLVSMDDFPPTQQDVAVKDELTAKINAQLVKFDKLVSEEIAEFNRQFNSKNLNYLFVEDEKE comes from the coding sequence ATGTCGCTATACCACCCAAAACTCAAGTTACTCTTTCTATTTTTTTTCTTCGGAATTCTTACTGAAAATTTACCGGCACAAACCTACGAAACATCTCTTTACGATGCCCTGGAGTATAGGCTCATTGGGCCATTTCGAGGAGGCCGAAGTGCTGCGGTAACCGGTGTGCCCGGAAAGCCAAACCTATTTTATTTTGGAGCTACAGGGGGCGGTGTTTGGAGAACGACAGACGGTGGCCGTCATTGGCAGAACATTTCCGATGGATATTTTGGAGGCTCGATCGGGGCCATTGAAGTGGCACAGGGCGACCCCAACGTGATCTATGTTGGTGGTGGAGAAAAGACAGTTCGTGGTAATGTTTCGTCCGGCTACGGAATTTGGAAAACAGAAGATGCCGGAAAGACCTGGGTTCAGTCCGGGTTGGAAAAGGCAAGGCACATCCCTCGTATTGCAGTTCATCCAAAAGACCATCAAATAGTATATGCTGCAGTGCTTGGTAACATTTACAAACCAACACCCGATCGTGGGGTGTACAAGAGTACCGATGGTGGTAAATCCTGGAGAAAGACCTTATTCGCCAATGAAGATGCGGGCGCAGTAGATCTTATCATGGATCCTAACAATCCTCGGATATTATATGCTTCAACCTGGAATGTTCGACGCACTCCCTACAGCCTTAGTAGTGGCGGTGACGGTTCTGCACTTTGGAAAAGTACAGATAGCGGTGAAAGCTGGAAGGAAATATCGAAGAATGAAGGATTTCCTACAGACACCCTGGGTATTATTGGCGTTACCGTATCTCCTGTAAACAGTGATCGCGTATGGGCTATAGTAGAGAACAAAGAAAAAGGAGGAGTTTACCGTAGTGAAGATGGAGGGGAAACATGGAAATTGGTAAACAGCGAACGAAAACTTAGACAAAGAGCCTGGTATTATACCCGTATTTATGCCGACCCTAAAGATGAAGATGTGATGTATGTTCTTAATGTACGTTACCATAAAAGCACCGATGGCGGAAAAACCTACGAGACGTATAACGCACCTCATGGCGATCATCACGATCTGTGGATAGCCCCCGAAAATCCTATGCGAATGATCATTGGGGATGACGGTGGTGCACAGGTTACCTACGATGGTGGGGAGACATGGAGTACCTATTACAATCAGCCTACTTCACAATTTTACCGGGTAACTACAGATAATTCTTTTCCTTATCGAATTTACGCTGCACAGCAGGACAACTCCACCGTAAGGATAGCCCATCGTAATGAGAGTAGAAGCATAGATGAAGATGACTGGGAATCGACTGCCGGAGGTGAAAGTGCCCATATTGCGGTTGATCCGGAAAACAACGAAATTGTGTATGGCGGGAGCTATGACGGCTTCTTAACGCGCTATAACCATGATAATGGAACGGTACGAAGTGTAAGTGTGTGGCCGGATAATCCAATGGGTCATGGTGCCGAGGCGATGAAATACAGGTTTCAATGGAACTTTCCTATTTTCTTTTCACCACATGATCCAAATAAACTATATACTGCATCCAATCACCTTCATGTTACTACCAATGAGGGGGAAAGTTGGAAAGTTATCAGTCCCGATCTTACTAGAAACGACCCCACTAAATTAGGTTCTTCAGGAGGTCCTATTACTCAGGATAATACTTCGGTAGAATACTATTGTACCATTTTTGCAGCCGCCGAATCGCCGGTAACACCAGGTTTATTATGGACAGGAAGTGATGACGGCCTGGTTCATGTGTCGAGAAACGGAGGTTCTACTTGGGAAAATGTAACTCCCAAAGGAATGCCCGAATGGATGATGATCAATAGCGTCGAGCCGTCTGTATACGACCCTGCTACCTGTTATATCGCAGGAACTAAATATAAGTCGGGAGATTTTGCCCCGTATTTGTATAAGACCAACGATTACGGAAAAACCTGGAAGAAGATCACCAACGGGATACCTTCCGAGCATTTTACACGTGTACTACGAGAAGATCCAAAACGTAAAGGTATCCTCTATGCCGGTACCGAGACCGGGATGTATATTTCTTTCGATGATGGGGCAAGCTGGAGTTCCTTTCAGCTTAATTTACCCATAGTGCCTATAACAGATCTTGCATTGAAAGACAATAATCTTATTGTAGCCACTCAAGGAAGAAGCCTATGGATTATAGACGACCTTACGGTACTTCATCAATTGGCAGCCGCAAAAAACAAAGAGAATTTTCTTTATAAACCTAAGGATACTTATAGGATGGGGGGCAATTCCCGTAGTGGGTCGCTCACATCCGGGACCAATCATCCCGCCGGCGTGATGACCTATTTCTATGTAAAAGATCCGGAAGAAAAGGAGATCAGGCTAAGTTATCTAAACAGCAAAGGAGATACCCTAAAGACCTTCAGCACTAAAGACAAAAAGGATAAACTCAAGGTGAAGAAAGGAGCCAACTTTCATACCTGGAATCTGGAAGGAAAGGGGGCCGAAAAACTGGACGGTATGATATTATGGTGGGCAAGTACCGATGCACCAAAGGCTGTTCCCGGACAATACAAGGTTGTGCTCGAAATTGAAGATGAGTCCTTTTCACAGCCATTTACAGTCCTGGCCGATAAGAATGCCGAGACTGATGCTGCCGGGATGCAGCGGCAATTCGATTTTATTACAGATATCAATGAAACGGTGGACAAAGCGCATAAATCCATAAAGAAGATCAGGAATATAAATAAGCAACTTTCGGCCTTTCAGAAACAATACAAGGACAATGAAGAAGTAAAAGAACTGGTAGAAAAGGCGAAAACGCTTAGTGAAAACTTCTCAGAAATTGAAAAGGCGCTGTATCAAACCAAAAACAAGAGCGGCCAGGATCCATTGAATTTTCCTATAAAATTAACCAATAAACTAGCGCATCTGAACAGCCTGGTAAGTATGGACGATTTTCCACCTACCCAACAGGACGTGGCCGTTAAGGACGAGCTCACTGCCAAGATCAATGCCCAATTGGTGAAATTCGACAAGCTGGTCTCTGAAGAAATAGCAGAATTTAATAGACAGTTCAACAGCAAAAACCTGAATTATCTGTTTGTTGAAGACGAAAAGGAATAG
- a CDS encoding CopD family protein — protein MVEYNYIKSLHLIFVITWFAGLFYIVRLFVYQIEASQKPSPDKEIIGEQLKLMARRLWFIISWPSMILATGFAVWLLVLRPFYISDAWMQVKLGFVVLLIIYHIKCHLIFKDLQRDKVTYSSNFMRIFNEGATIILFAVVFLVILKNAINWIYGTIGLILFAVIIMLGFKLYKRIREK, from the coding sequence ATAGTGGAATATAATTATATAAAATCCTTACATCTCATCTTTGTGATCACCTGGTTTGCAGGTCTGTTCTACATAGTTCGCCTTTTTGTATACCAGATCGAAGCCTCCCAAAAGCCTTCACCCGATAAGGAAATAATAGGTGAGCAGCTAAAACTTATGGCGCGACGCCTGTGGTTTATCATTAGCTGGCCATCTATGATACTGGCTACCGGCTTTGCTGTCTGGTTGTTAGTACTTAGACCTTTCTACATCTCGGATGCATGGATGCAGGTGAAACTGGGGTTTGTGGTCCTGCTTATAATTTACCACATAAAATGTCATCTCATCTTCAAAGACCTCCAGCGCGATAAGGTAACTTATTCATCTAATTTTATGCGAATATTCAACGAAGGAGCTACGATAATTTTATTTGCCGTGGTTTTTTTGGTGATTCTGAAAAATGCCATAAACTGGATCTACGGCACCATTGGACTCATTCTCTTTGCAGTTATCATTATGCTGGGCTTTAAACTGTATAAACGAATTCGGGAAAAGTAA